The Nocardioides humi genome includes a region encoding these proteins:
- a CDS encoding acetyl/propionyl/methylcrotonyl-CoA carboxylase subunit alpha — translation MTIQRLLVANRGEIARRVFRTCRDLGIETVAVHSDADAGLPFVAEADAAVRLSGNTPAETYLRGELIIDAARRAGADAIHPGYGFLSENADFANAVEAAGLVWVGPAPDSIERMGSKIESKKLMEAAGVPVLGNLTVDTATEDDLPLLVKASAGGGGRGMRVVRSLGELPGEVEKAAAEAESAFGDGTVFVEPYVERGRHVEVQVVGDGKTVIPFGTRDCSLQRRHQKVVEEAPAPGLSAEVERRIQEAARDAAASVDYVGAGTVEFLYDADTEKFYFLEMNTRLQVEHPVTEATCDVDLVALQIAIAEGRSLGDRSDDWPGTRHRGHAIEVRLYAEDPSADYAPQTGRLLEFSVEHDYEFDSPAFGVRVDTGFETGDDVGTFYDAMLAKVIVHASSREKAARLLARTLETARIHGLTTNRDQLVASLRHPAFLDPAGLATSFYADHPETLATAGADDLLPFAGAVALAEHRRTTARVQSRIPAGFRNVAAGPRSTRFGVGGVGGDEVEVLWCGGTAGYRSADREDVTVVAATPAEVVLETDGVTRRYDVRVLTDVVLVDGPRGGSTLRIVPRFVDPATQVAAGSMLAPMPGSVVSVSAAVGDVVQEGQTILVMEAMKMQHTIAAPYAGTVTELSAAAGQQVEAGAVLAVVEATEAAESEGDDA, via the coding sequence GTGACCATCCAGAGACTCCTGGTCGCCAACCGCGGCGAGATCGCCCGCCGCGTGTTCCGCACCTGCCGGGACCTCGGCATCGAGACGGTGGCGGTGCACTCCGACGCCGACGCGGGGCTGCCGTTCGTGGCTGAGGCGGATGCCGCCGTACGGCTGTCGGGGAACACGCCCGCCGAGACCTACCTGCGCGGCGAGCTGATCATCGACGCCGCCCGGCGGGCGGGCGCGGACGCGATCCACCCCGGCTACGGATTCCTGTCCGAGAACGCCGACTTCGCCAACGCCGTCGAGGCGGCCGGGCTGGTCTGGGTCGGCCCGGCGCCGGACTCCATCGAGCGGATGGGCTCGAAGATCGAGTCCAAGAAGCTGATGGAGGCCGCCGGCGTGCCGGTGCTCGGCAATCTCACCGTCGATACGGCCACCGAGGACGACCTGCCGCTGCTGGTCAAGGCGTCCGCCGGCGGTGGCGGCCGCGGGATGCGCGTGGTGCGCTCTCTCGGCGAGCTGCCGGGGGAGGTGGAGAAGGCCGCTGCGGAGGCGGAGTCGGCCTTCGGCGACGGCACGGTCTTCGTCGAGCCGTACGTCGAGCGCGGCCGCCACGTCGAGGTCCAGGTCGTCGGCGACGGCAAGACTGTCATCCCGTTCGGGACACGAGATTGCTCGCTGCAGCGTCGTCACCAGAAGGTCGTCGAGGAGGCACCCGCTCCGGGGCTCTCGGCCGAAGTGGAGCGACGCATCCAGGAGGCGGCCCGGGATGCGGCAGCGAGCGTGGACTATGTCGGCGCGGGGACGGTCGAATTCCTCTACGACGCGGACACCGAGAAGTTCTACTTCCTCGAGATGAATACCCGCCTCCAGGTCGAGCACCCGGTCACCGAGGCAACGTGCGACGTCGACCTGGTCGCCCTGCAGATCGCGATCGCGGAGGGTCGGTCGCTCGGCGATCGCAGCGACGACTGGCCTGGCACTCGCCATCGAGGACACGCCATCGAGGTCCGGCTCTATGCGGAGGATCCGTCCGCCGACTATGCCCCTCAGACCGGCCGTCTGCTGGAGTTCTCTGTCGAGCACGACTACGAGTTTGACTCGCCCGCCTTCGGGGTCCGGGTCGACACCGGCTTCGAGACCGGCGATGACGTCGGCACCTTCTACGACGCGATGCTGGCCAAGGTCATCGTGCATGCGTCGAGTCGCGAGAAGGCGGCACGTCTGCTGGCGCGGACCCTGGAGACGGCCCGGATCCACGGCCTGACCACGAACCGCGACCAGCTGGTCGCCTCGCTGCGGCACCCGGCCTTCCTCGACCCGGCCGGCCTGGCCACGTCGTTCTACGCCGACCACCCGGAGACCCTCGCCACCGCGGGCGCCGACGACCTGCTGCCGTTCGCCGGCGCGGTCGCGCTGGCCGAGCACCGCCGCACCACCGCACGGGTGCAGTCCCGGATCCCGGCCGGCTTCCGCAATGTGGCGGCCGGGCCGCGCTCGACCCGCTTCGGCGTGGGCGGCGTGGGTGGGGACGAGGTCGAGGTGCTCTGGTGCGGCGGCACCGCCGGCTACCGCAGCGCCGACCGGGAGGACGTCACCGTCGTCGCGGCGACGCCGGCCGAGGTGGTCCTCGAGACCGACGGGGTGACCCGGCGCTACGACGTCCGCGTGCTCACCGACGTGGTGCTGGTCGACGGCCCGCGCGGCGGGTCCACGCTGCGGATCGTGCCCCGCTTCGTCGACCCCGCCACCCAGGTCGCGGCGGGCTCGATGCTCGCGCCCATGCCCGGCAGCGTGGTCTCGGTCAGCGCGGCGGTCGGGGACGTCGTACAGGAAGGGCAGACCATCCTCGTGATGGAGGCCATGAAGATGCAGCACACCATCGCAGCGCCCTATGCGGGCACCGTCACCGAGCTGTCGGCGGCCGCCGGTCAGCAGGTCGAGGCGGGCGCCGTGCTCGCCGTCGTAGAGGCCACCGAGGCCGCCGAGTCCGAAGGAGACGACGCATGA
- a CDS encoding SRPBCC family protein — MGILKPLGGEVTVHMRAPVEDVWALVSDVSRIGEFSPETFEAVWTHGATGPAVGARFKGHVKRNGVGPTYWTPCTVTACVPPDDKGVGVFEFGVGLDEHPINTWGYRMQPENEGTSVTEYFRLTPAWYIRGYWLLLGRLRGRTNERGMRTTLERMKAVLEA, encoded by the coding sequence ATGGGGATCCTGAAGCCGCTCGGCGGCGAGGTCACGGTCCACATGAGGGCGCCGGTCGAGGACGTGTGGGCGCTGGTCAGCGACGTGAGCCGGATCGGCGAGTTCTCCCCGGAGACCTTCGAGGCGGTCTGGACCCACGGCGCCACCGGTCCCGCGGTCGGCGCCCGGTTCAAGGGGCACGTCAAGCGCAACGGCGTCGGGCCGACGTACTGGACGCCCTGCACGGTGACCGCGTGTGTCCCGCCTGACGACAAAGGAGTGGGGGTCTTCGAGTTCGGCGTAGGCCTCGACGAGCACCCGATCAACACGTGGGGCTACCGGATGCAGCCCGAGAACGAGGGCACGAGCGTCACCGAGTACTTCCGGCTCACGCCGGCCTGGTACATCCGCGGCTACTGGCTCCTGCTGGGCCGGCTGCGCGGCCGGACCAACGAGCGCGGGATGCGCACGACCCTGGAGAGGATGAAGGCGGTGCTGGAGGCATGA
- a CDS encoding alpha-hydroxy acid oxidase, producing the protein MPRTPRRLPRWRDLAPLIRFRRPAFGRRHRLEQAHTIEELRAMARRRTPRAAFDYTDGAADAEVSLDRARATFRELTFHPEILRDVSSLDLSVEILGASSRLPFGIAPTGFTRLMHSEGEIAGAVAAQRAGIPYTLSTMATTSLEDVAFAAPGGRRWFQLYMWTDRERSIGLVDRAAAAGYDTLVVTVDVPVAGARLRDVRNGMTIPPTLTPRTVVDAIPRPRWWIDLLTTPPLTFASLTSWSGTIADLLDAMFDPSVSYDDLAWLRERWPGKLVVKGIQTVEDARRVVDAGADAVVLSNHGGRQLDRAPVPLTLLPETRAAVGEDTGIILDTGVMHGQDIAAALALGADFVLIGRAYLYGLMAGGLPGVERSISILESQLARTMRLLGARSVAELAPRHVTLPGARR; encoded by the coding sequence ATGCCGCGCACTCCCCGCCGGCTCCCCCGCTGGCGCGACCTCGCCCCGCTGATCCGCTTCCGGCGTCCCGCCTTCGGCCGGCGCCACCGGCTCGAGCAGGCCCACACCATCGAGGAACTGCGCGCGATGGCGCGGCGCCGGACCCCCCGTGCGGCGTTCGACTACACCGACGGAGCGGCCGACGCGGAGGTCTCGCTCGACCGCGCCCGCGCGACCTTCCGCGAGCTGACCTTCCACCCCGAGATCCTCCGGGATGTGAGCAGCCTCGACCTGTCGGTCGAGATCCTCGGCGCGAGCAGCCGGCTGCCCTTCGGCATCGCCCCGACCGGGTTCACCCGGCTGATGCACAGCGAGGGGGAGATCGCCGGCGCGGTCGCCGCCCAGCGAGCGGGCATCCCGTACACGCTCTCGACGATGGCGACCACCTCGCTCGAGGACGTCGCCTTCGCCGCGCCCGGCGGCCGGCGTTGGTTCCAGCTCTACATGTGGACCGATCGCGAGCGCTCGATCGGGCTGGTCGACCGCGCGGCCGCAGCGGGCTACGACACGCTCGTCGTCACCGTCGACGTGCCGGTAGCCGGCGCCCGGCTGCGCGACGTGCGCAACGGCATGACGATCCCGCCCACCCTCACCCCACGCACCGTCGTCGACGCGATCCCCCGCCCGCGGTGGTGGATCGACCTGCTCACCACGCCTCCGCTGACCTTCGCCTCGCTCACCAGCTGGTCGGGCACGATCGCCGACCTGCTGGACGCCATGTTCGACCCGTCGGTCTCCTACGACGACCTGGCCTGGCTGCGCGAGCGGTGGCCCGGGAAGCTCGTGGTCAAGGGCATCCAGACCGTCGAGGACGCCCGCCGCGTCGTCGACGCCGGCGCGGACGCCGTCGTCCTCTCCAACCACGGCGGCCGCCAGCTCGACCGGGCGCCGGTACCTCTCACCCTCCTGCCCGAGACCCGCGCCGCAGTCGGGGAGGACACCGGGATCATCCTCGACACCGGCGTCATGCACGGTCAGGACATCGCCGCCGCGCTCGCCCTCGGCGCCGACTTCGTGCTGATCGGGCGCGCCTATCTCTACGGGCTGATGGCCGGCGGCCTGCCCGGCGTGGAGCGCAGCATCTCCATCCTGGAGTCCCAGCTCGCCCGCACCATGCGCCTGCTCGGCGCACGCTCGGTTGCCGAGCTGGCACCGCGCCACGTCACCCTGCCCGGGGCACGGCGATGA
- a CDS encoding acyl-CoA dehydrogenase family protein, whose amino-acid sequence MHWSAERQALKESATEFARREIMPGLQEWEDAGELPRSLTEAAAKAGLLSVGYPEEVGGEGGDLLDACALQEGLMEAGASGGLMASLFTHGISVPHMVENGSPYLIDRYVRPTLRGEMIGGLGITEPGGGSDVAGITTRAVRDGDQYVINGAKTFITSAVRGDFVVTACRTGEEGHAGISLIVVDKGTPGFTVQRSLKKMGWHCSDTAELSYADVRVPVENLVGQENQGFYYIAQQFVVERIFLALMGYGHAKRCLDLAAQYTRERETFGKPLNKNQVVRAQLVEMHRQVEVARTYTLAVAERHVAGEDVIAEACLAKQTAVDTAVAVSDIAVQLHGGTGYMHGTEVERHYRDARLLPIGGGATEVLTDLAARLLGYA is encoded by the coding sequence ATGCATTGGTCAGCGGAGCGCCAGGCGCTCAAGGAGTCGGCGACGGAGTTCGCGCGCCGCGAGATCATGCCCGGCCTGCAGGAGTGGGAGGACGCCGGCGAGCTGCCGCGCAGCCTCACCGAGGCCGCCGCCAAGGCCGGCCTGCTCAGCGTCGGCTACCCCGAGGAGGTCGGCGGCGAGGGCGGCGACCTGCTCGACGCGTGCGCGCTGCAGGAGGGCCTGATGGAGGCGGGCGCGTCCGGCGGGCTGATGGCCTCGCTGTTCACCCACGGCATCTCGGTCCCGCACATGGTGGAGAACGGCTCGCCGTACCTCATCGACCGCTACGTCCGCCCCACCCTGCGCGGCGAGATGATCGGCGGCCTCGGCATCACCGAGCCGGGCGGCGGGTCCGACGTCGCCGGCATCACGACGCGGGCGGTGCGTGACGGCGATCAGTACGTCATCAACGGCGCCAAGACGTTCATCACCTCCGCGGTCCGCGGCGACTTCGTCGTCACCGCCTGCCGCACCGGCGAGGAGGGCCACGCCGGCATCTCGCTGATCGTGGTCGACAAGGGCACGCCCGGCTTCACCGTCCAGCGATCGCTCAAGAAGATGGGCTGGCACTGCTCCGACACCGCCGAGCTGTCGTACGCCGATGTCCGGGTGCCGGTCGAGAACCTGGTCGGGCAGGAGAACCAGGGCTTCTACTACATCGCCCAGCAGTTCGTGGTGGAGCGGATCTTCCTCGCGCTGATGGGCTACGGGCACGCGAAGCGCTGCCTCGACCTCGCGGCGCAGTACACCCGCGAGCGGGAGACCTTCGGCAAGCCGCTCAACAAGAACCAGGTCGTCCGTGCCCAGCTCGTCGAGATGCACCGGCAGGTCGAGGTCGCCCGGACGTACACGCTCGCGGTGGCCGAGCGTCATGTCGCCGGTGAGGACGTCATCGCCGAGGCCTGCCTGGCCAAGCAGACCGCCGTCGACACCGCGGTCGCGGTCTCCGACATCGCGGTCCAGCTGCACGGCGGCACCGGGTACATGCACGGCACCGAGGTCGAGCGGCACTACCGCGACGCCCGGCTGCTCCCGATCGGCGGCGGCGCGACCGAGGTCCTCACCGACCTCGCCGCCCGCCTGCTGGGCTATGCCTGA
- a CDS encoding TIGR03084 family metal-binding protein — MTNVLDELLADLHTESHLLRTAVAAADAWTRDTPAAGWTVATQIAHLAWTDEVAVLAAGADTEEGKEAWDAVVLKAIEDPAGFVDASAHELAALPPAELLGRWDIARAGLVTALRARPAGTKMPWFGPPMSPTSMATARFMETWAHGLDVYETIGAVPEPTDRIKHVAHIGVRTRDFAYANNGLEPPAEDFRVELTAPSGELWTWGPPDAKQTVSGASYDFCRLVTQRIHRDDTDLVAVGDDAEKWLTIAQAFAGPAGGGRDPR, encoded by the coding sequence ATGACGAACGTCCTCGACGAGCTGCTCGCCGACCTCCACACGGAGAGTCACCTGCTCCGGACGGCCGTCGCGGCGGCCGACGCCTGGACCCGGGACACGCCGGCCGCGGGCTGGACGGTGGCCACCCAGATCGCCCACCTGGCCTGGACCGACGAGGTGGCCGTGCTCGCCGCCGGTGCCGACACCGAGGAGGGCAAGGAGGCCTGGGACGCCGTCGTGCTGAAGGCGATCGAGGACCCGGCCGGGTTCGTGGACGCCAGCGCCCACGAGCTCGCCGCGCTCCCGCCCGCCGAGCTGCTGGGTCGCTGGGACATCGCCCGCGCCGGACTCGTCACGGCCCTGCGCGCCCGGCCCGCGGGCACCAAGATGCCGTGGTTCGGGCCGCCCATGTCGCCGACGTCGATGGCGACGGCGAGGTTCATGGAGACGTGGGCGCACGGGCTGGACGTCTACGAGACGATCGGCGCGGTGCCGGAGCCGACCGACCGGATCAAGCATGTCGCCCACATCGGCGTGCGCACCCGGGACTTCGCCTACGCCAACAACGGCCTGGAGCCGCCGGCCGAGGACTTCCGCGTGGAGCTCACGGCTCCCAGCGGGGAGCTGTGGACCTGGGGACCTCCGGATGCGAAGCAGACCGTGAGCGGAGCGTCGTACGACTTCTGCCGGCTGGTCACCCAGCGCATCCACCGCGACGACACCGACCTGGTGGCCGTCGGCGACGACGCCGAGAAGTGGCTCACCATCGCGCAGGCGTTCGCCGGTCCGGCCGGTGGCGGGAGGGATCCCCGATGA
- a CDS encoding acyclic terpene utilization AtuA family protein has translation MTSPLKIANCSGFYGDRLSALQEQLEGGDVDVVTGDYLAELTMLILGMDTLRDADLGYARTFLKQLEGTLGLALDKGVRIVSNAGGLNPAGLATQIQKLAAELGLGAKVAYVEGDDLRAADPQETGISEGALTANAYLGAFGIAAALTRGADIVVTGRVTDASVVVGPAIAHHGWTPTDYDALAGAVVAGHVIECGTQATGGNFSGFTDLFKAGAPMDRPLGFPIAEVAADGSSVITKHDGTGGAVTVDTVTAQLLYEIQTTRYLNPDVTTRLDSIRLRQQAPDRVQISGVTGAPPAEQLKVAVNRLGGYRNQVEFVLTGLDIDAKAAWVRSQLDPQLTAADITWTQTPARGGDADTEEGASVILRCIGKDPEAGPLGKPFTGPAVELALASYPGFTMTTPPQKPSPFGVYTPEYVDRGQVEHTVVHHDGTREVIADPTVFAGPAELDPDVGRRPSPYPAPPDTITRKMPLGTFVHARSGDKGGDANLGLWVKNDGSPKYEARVQWLAKIVKDRKIRELIPEARELDVDVYVLPNLGAVNVVIHGLLGDGVAASTRFDPQAKGLGEWVRSRIVHIQEDLV, from the coding sequence ATGACTTCACCCCTGAAGATCGCCAACTGCAGCGGCTTCTACGGCGACCGCCTGAGTGCGCTGCAGGAGCAGCTCGAGGGCGGCGACGTCGACGTCGTCACCGGCGACTACCTCGCCGAGCTGACCATGCTCATCCTCGGCATGGACACCCTGCGCGACGCCGACCTCGGCTACGCCCGCACCTTCCTCAAGCAGCTCGAGGGCACCCTGGGCCTCGCCCTCGACAAGGGCGTGAGGATCGTCAGCAACGCCGGCGGTCTCAACCCCGCCGGCCTCGCCACCCAGATCCAGAAGCTCGCGGCCGAGCTGGGGCTCGGCGCCAAGGTGGCGTACGTCGAGGGCGACGACCTGCGCGCGGCCGATCCCCAAGAGACAGGCATCAGTGAGGGAGCGCTCACCGCCAACGCCTACCTCGGCGCGTTCGGCATCGCCGCCGCCCTGACCCGTGGCGCCGACATCGTCGTCACCGGGCGCGTCACCGACGCCAGTGTCGTCGTCGGTCCCGCGATCGCCCACCACGGCTGGACCCCCACCGACTACGACGCCCTGGCCGGCGCCGTCGTCGCCGGCCATGTCATCGAGTGCGGCACCCAGGCCACGGGCGGCAACTTCTCCGGGTTCACCGACCTGTTCAAGGCCGGCGCGCCGATGGACCGTCCGCTCGGCTTCCCGATCGCCGAGGTCGCCGCCGACGGCAGCAGCGTGATCACCAAGCACGACGGCACCGGCGGCGCGGTCACCGTCGACACCGTGACCGCCCAGCTGCTCTACGAGATCCAGACGACGCGCTACCTCAACCCCGACGTCACCACCCGCCTCGACTCGATCCGGCTGCGTCAGCAGGCGCCTGATCGCGTCCAGATCTCCGGCGTCACCGGCGCCCCGCCCGCCGAGCAGCTCAAGGTCGCGGTCAACCGGCTCGGCGGCTACCGCAACCAGGTGGAGTTCGTGCTCACCGGCCTCGACATCGACGCCAAGGCCGCCTGGGTCCGGTCGCAGCTCGACCCCCAGCTGACCGCCGCCGACATCACCTGGACCCAGACCCCCGCCCGCGGCGGCGACGCCGACACCGAGGAGGGCGCCTCGGTGATCCTGCGCTGCATCGGCAAGGACCCCGAGGCCGGACCGCTCGGCAAGCCCTTCACCGGGCCCGCCGTCGAGCTCGCGCTCGCGTCGTACCCCGGCTTCACGATGACCACGCCGCCCCAGAAGCCCTCGCCGTTCGGCGTCTACACCCCGGAGTACGTCGACAGGGGGCAGGTGGAGCACACGGTCGTCCACCACGACGGCACCCGCGAGGTGATCGCCGACCCGACCGTGTTCGCCGGCCCGGCGGAGCTGGACCCGGACGTGGGGCGGCGGCCCTCGCCGTACCCCGCCCCGCCCGACACGATCACCCGCAAGATGCCGCTCGGCACCTTCGTGCACGCCCGCTCCGGCGACAAGGGCGGCGATGCCAACCTCGGGCTGTGGGTCAAGAACGACGGCTCGCCGAAGTACGAGGCGCGGGTGCAGTGGCTCGCCAAGATCGTCAAGGACCGCAAGATCCGCGAGCTGATCCCCGAGGCGAGGGAGCTCGACGTCGACGTCTACGTGCTGCCCAACCTGGGCGCGGTCAACGTCGTCATCCACGGCCTGCTCGGCGACGGGGTCGCCGCGTCCACCCGGTTCGACCCGCAGGCCAAGGGCCTGGGCGAGTGGGTCCGCAGCCGGATCGTCCACATCCAGGAGGACCTCGTCTGA
- a CDS encoding acyl-CoA carboxylase subunit beta: MTTTEAEAPEQDRRTAMEAKIADLHAEQAKAVEAGGKYIARHHERGKLTARERIELLVDEGSAFLELMPLAGWGSDFAVGASLVTGIGVVEGVECMIVANDPTVKGGALNPWSLRKSFRAGEIAEKNMLPLINLTESGGADLPTQKEIFIPGGRGFRDLTRASARKQPTISVVFGNSTAGGAYVPGMSDYVIMVKEQAKVFLAGPPLVKMATGEESDDETLGGAEMHSRVSGSSDFLAVDEHDALRLARRTVARLNWRKAGVSPATTYAEPDLDPEDLLDLIPTDLKEPFDPREAILRIVDGTGPGNEVAFDEFKPLYGSALCVGWAQLHGHPIGIIANARGVLMSEEAQKAAQFIQLANQKDTPLLFLHNTTGYMVGAEYEQGGIIKHGAMMINAVSNSKVPHLTVIMGASYGAGNYGMNGRAYDPRFLFTWPSAKSSVMGPAQLAGVLEIVARESAEKKGQPFDAEGFKAIKEMVETQIEEQSLPYVLSGMVYDDGVIDPRDTRTVLGICLSVIDNQPIEGAMNFGVFRM; encoded by the coding sequence ATGACCACGACGGAGGCGGAGGCGCCGGAGCAGGACCGGCGTACGGCCATGGAGGCCAAGATCGCGGACCTGCACGCCGAGCAGGCCAAGGCGGTCGAGGCCGGCGGCAAGTACATCGCGCGCCACCACGAGCGGGGCAAGCTGACCGCTCGGGAGCGGATCGAGCTGTTGGTCGACGAGGGCTCGGCGTTCCTGGAGCTGATGCCGCTGGCGGGCTGGGGGAGCGACTTCGCGGTCGGCGCCTCGCTCGTCACCGGCATCGGCGTGGTCGAGGGCGTGGAGTGCATGATCGTCGCCAACGACCCGACGGTGAAGGGCGGCGCGCTCAACCCGTGGTCGCTGCGGAAGTCGTTCCGGGCCGGCGAGATCGCGGAGAAGAACATGCTCCCGCTGATCAACCTCACCGAGTCGGGTGGCGCGGACCTGCCCACCCAGAAGGAGATCTTCATCCCCGGCGGGCGCGGGTTCCGGGACCTGACCCGGGCCAGCGCGCGCAAGCAGCCCACCATCTCGGTGGTGTTCGGGAACTCGACCGCGGGCGGCGCGTACGTCCCCGGCATGAGCGACTACGTGATCATGGTCAAGGAGCAGGCCAAGGTGTTCCTGGCCGGGCCGCCGCTGGTGAAGATGGCGACGGGTGAGGAGTCCGACGACGAGACCCTCGGCGGCGCCGAGATGCACTCGCGGGTCTCCGGCTCCTCGGACTTCCTGGCGGTCGACGAGCACGACGCGCTGCGGTTGGCTCGCCGTACCGTCGCCCGGTTGAACTGGCGCAAGGCCGGGGTTTCGCCGGCCACCACGTACGCCGAGCCGGACCTCGACCCGGAGGACCTGCTCGACCTGATCCCCACCGACCTCAAGGAGCCGTTCGACCCGCGTGAGGCGATCCTGCGCATCGTGGACGGGACGGGTCCCGGGAACGAGGTGGCGTTCGACGAGTTCAAGCCGCTCTACGGCTCGGCGCTGTGCGTCGGGTGGGCGCAGCTGCACGGTCACCCGATCGGGATCATCGCCAACGCCCGCGGGGTGCTGATGAGCGAGGAGGCGCAGAAGGCCGCGCAGTTCATCCAGTTGGCCAACCAGAAGGACACCCCGCTGCTGTTCCTGCACAACACCACCGGCTACATGGTGGGCGCGGAGTACGAGCAGGGCGGGATCATCAAGCACGGCGCGATGATGATCAACGCGGTCTCCAACTCGAAGGTCCCGCACCTGACGGTGATCATGGGTGCCTCCTACGGCGCCGGCAACTACGGCATGAACGGTCGCGCCTACGATCCGCGGTTCCTGTTCACCTGGCCCTCGGCGAAGTCGTCGGTGATGGGCCCGGCGCAGCTGGCCGGGGTGCTGGAGATCGTGGCGCGCGAGTCGGCGGAGAAGAAGGGCCAGCCCTTCGACGCCGAGGGGTTCAAGGCGATCAAGGAGATGGTCGAGACCCAGATCGAGGAGCAGTCCCTGCCCTACGTGCTGTCCGGGATGGTGTACGACGACGGGGTCATCGACCCGCGCGACACCCGCACGGTGCTGGGGATCTGCCTGTCCGTCATCGACAACCAGCCGATCGAGGGCGCCATGAACTTCGGCGTCTTCCGCATGTGA
- a CDS encoding acyl-CoA dehydrogenase family protein produces MTIPFTESEERVALRESVKALAGKYGHAYVAVQARKGEKTTALWDDFGKHGFIGVNIPEEYGGGGGGMGDLAAVLEEASAQGAPLLMMVVSPAIVGSIITRCGTEEQKRQWLPGIASGETVAAFAITEPDAGSNSHQIATTATRDGDSWVIKGQKTFISGVDEADVILVVARTADAKTGKLKPALFLMPTDAPGLERQHIPMEFVAPEKQWTLFFDDVRLPDDALVGDEDGGLWQLFAGLNPERIMGAAMTCGQARYALEKAVDYAKTRTVWKDQPIGAHQGIAHPLAKVKIELEQARLLMQKAAALYDAGDDFTAGEYANMAKYAGGEIACNALDVAVQTHGGSGLTTELGLGNQLVAARLGRIAPVSREMILNFVAMHSLGCPSRTEYRAPCVFVESSGISRRIRMGREVVAAVSPAGRRGGSSRWRSSGGPRPDAPRAVPCTPPAGCGCAR; encoded by the coding sequence ATGACCATCCCGTTCACCGAGTCCGAGGAGCGGGTCGCGCTGCGCGAGTCCGTCAAGGCCCTGGCCGGGAAGTACGGCCACGCCTATGTCGCCGTGCAGGCCCGCAAGGGCGAGAAGACGACCGCCCTGTGGGACGACTTCGGCAAGCACGGCTTCATCGGCGTCAACATCCCCGAGGAGTACGGCGGCGGGGGCGGCGGCATGGGCGACCTGGCGGCCGTCCTCGAGGAGGCGTCCGCGCAGGGCGCCCCGCTGCTGATGATGGTCGTCTCGCCGGCGATCGTCGGCTCGATCATCACCCGCTGCGGCACCGAGGAGCAGAAGCGCCAGTGGCTGCCGGGGATCGCCAGCGGCGAGACCGTCGCCGCGTTCGCGATCACCGAGCCCGACGCCGGCTCCAACAGCCACCAGATCGCCACCACCGCGACGCGCGACGGCGATTCCTGGGTGATCAAGGGCCAGAAGACGTTCATCTCCGGGGTCGACGAGGCCGACGTGATCCTGGTCGTGGCGCGCACCGCCGACGCCAAGACCGGCAAGCTCAAGCCCGCGCTGTTCCTGATGCCGACCGACGCACCCGGTCTCGAGCGGCAGCACATCCCGATGGAGTTCGTCGCTCCGGAGAAGCAGTGGACGCTCTTCTTCGACGACGTCCGGCTGCCGGATGACGCGCTGGTCGGCGACGAGGACGGCGGCCTGTGGCAGCTCTTCGCCGGCCTCAACCCGGAGCGGATCATGGGCGCGGCGATGACCTGCGGCCAGGCCCGCTACGCGCTGGAGAAGGCGGTCGACTACGCCAAGACCCGCACCGTGTGGAAGGACCAGCCGATCGGCGCCCACCAGGGCATCGCGCACCCGCTGGCCAAGGTGAAGATCGAGCTCGAGCAGGCCCGGCTGCTGATGCAGAAGGCGGCCGCGCTCTACGACGCCGGCGACGACTTCACGGCGGGCGAGTACGCCAACATGGCCAAGTACGCCGGCGGCGAGATCGCCTGCAACGCGCTCGACGTCGCGGTCCAGACCCACGGCGGAAGCGGACTGACCACCGAGCTCGGCCTCGGCAACCAGCTCGTCGCCGCCCGCCTCGGCCGGATCGCCCCCGTCAGCCGGGAGATGATCCTCAACTTCGTCGCCATGCACTCTCTGGGCTGCCCAAGTCGTACTGAGTACCGCGCCCCGTGCGTATTCGTCGAGAGTTCCGGGATATCTCGACGAATACGCATGGGGCGCGAAGTGGTCGCGGCCGTCAGCCCCGCAGGTCGTCGCGGCGGATCTTCCCGGTGGCGGTCTTCGGGAGGTCCGCGACCAGATGCACCTCGCGCGGTGCCTTGTACGCCGCCAGCCGGGTGCGGGTGTGCGCGATGA